A single Sciurus carolinensis chromosome 15, mSciCar1.2, whole genome shotgun sequence DNA region contains:
- the LOC124965732 gene encoding LOW QUALITY PROTEIN: glycoprotein Xg-like (The sequence of the model RefSeq protein was modified relative to this genomic sequence to represent the inferred CDS: inserted 1 base in 1 codon), whose protein sequence is MQSACGPDKVLQNQLLEDPAFPTHQTQHLRTSTSNYQAQNLRHAAPPTYQARRLKDPASPKWTQNNTSGRQRRSTDIKCVSGKDRRPAGTPADSWAWGGRARQPLTGKLWRGVRYLPKPKPPYGRQPGIVDHRSNIYPRPKPQPHPQPGNSDHSGGYYSNGDDGHHPTRPRPPAGGGGRSTSGAGGGWTQTVETDSGPCGLPQGKTVAXVVIPIVSVAVVTLVGAGVSYFKSDRRRNYFWAGEPETI, encoded by the exons ATGCAGTCTGCGTGTGGCCCAGATAAGGTGCTGCAA AACCAGCTCTTAGAGGACCCAGCATTTCCCACCCACCAGACCCAGCACCTAAGGACCAGTACCTCCAACTACCAGGCCCAGAACCTCAGGCATGCAGCACCTCCCACCTACCAGGCCAGGCGCCTAAAGGATCCAGCTTCTCCAA AATGGACCCAGAACAACACCTCCGGTCGGCAACGTCGAAGCACCGATATAAAATGTGTGAGCGGAAAGGATCGGCGACCGGCGGGAACCCCTGCAGATTCCTGGGCCTGGGGCGGCAGAGCCCGGCAGCCACTTACAGGCAAACTTTGGCGCGGGGTCAGATATCTACCCAAGCCGAAGCCCCCTTATGGCCGCCAGCCTGGAATCGTAGACCACAGAAGCAATATCTACCCAAGGCCGAAACCCCAGCCTCACCCACAGCCTGGGAATTCTGATCACAGTGGAGGTTACTATAGCAACGGGGATGATGGACACCACCCAACCAGGCCAAGGCCTCCTGCAGGCGGAGGTGGCCGCAGCACCAGCGGCGCGGGCGGCGGCTGGACGCAGACTGTAGAGACGGACAGCGGACCTTGTGGGTTGCCACAAGGCAAGACGGTGG AGGTCGTGATCCCCATCGTGTCTGTGGCGGTGGTGACCTTGGTGGGGGCCGGGGTCAGCTACTTCAAGTCCGACCGGAGGAGAAATTACTTTTGGGCCGGTGAACCAGAGACGATCTGA